DNA sequence from the Grus americana isolate bGruAme1 chromosome 35, bGruAme1.mat, whole genome shotgun sequence genome:
CGTGCGGCCGGGGGTAGTGAACGGGGGCGTCGCACGAGGGGGCGTCGCACGAGGGGGCGTCGCCTTGCACGAGGACACGAGGCGCCGTCTCACGTCGGGGTCCCTCTCGCAGGGGGTGTTGGGGGGTGGGGCGCGCGTGTGTCCCTCGCACGCCGGGGTCACTACTCCACGACGAGGCGGAAGCGTTCGGCCTCCTCGAACTGGGCGTTCATGCGGGCGGCCCAGgcctccagctcccccagctgggggggggggggcggggggtccgggggggaggggcagccccccgcagctcccctcccccaccccagctccccttccccccagtgctgggggggggaggggcaaaGGGACTTtggggggggccgtggggggggggtggggacacggagggggtgtggggacattgggggggcACGAGGATGTCACGGGGGGCAGGGGGCCACGGGGGGCCGGGGGAGATTGGGGGGGGCCACAGGGGGCCACGGGGActttgggggggccctggggacatggggggccCAGAGGACTTtgggggggtcatgggggggcCCTGGGAACACAGGGGGGACCCAGGGGACTTTGGGGGGGGTCATAGGGACACAGGGGGGTCACAGGGACTttgggggggccatgggggggtCACACgcaggccggggggggggggggggcactcaCGTCGATGGGCGccaccttcttcttcctcctgcgCTCGGGGCCGGGGCCGATGCCGGGCAGGtccgggggggggaggggtgtgggggaggGGCCACGGGGGGGAGCgttgggggggatgggggacagcggggccccccccccagcccgcgGGGGGTCCCCATCTCCAGGCGGCTGTAGGAGCGTCGGACCCGGGGGGCCACggcagggggggagggggaggggggaggggagggggggaggggccgGCGGCCTCAGGGACGTTTTCCTTCTGGCtgcggagctggggggggggatgggacaggggtgaccccagggctgggggggggacggggggggcaccccaatgTCCCCACGaccccccctgggacccccctgcccctggccccgccccctcggGGACACCCCACCATTGGCCCCGCCCCCTTTTCacatccctccccccccccactcacccGCGAGCCCCACACCGAGGTCAAAGGTCGTTTCTCAGCCGGTGGGGGAGGGGAGCGTTGgggcctcccctccccctccccccgtTTGGGTCTGGGGGGGGTCAGGAGGAGCCGCggggggggcacctggggggggacacggacagcagagcacccatgggtgggggggatCTCGGGGGGGGGTTCCCCTCCCCCaacccctgcccctccccccactcACCGGGCTGCGCTGGTTGCGCCGGGGGAGGGGCGGCCAGGGGGGGCCCCCCCGGGGGGCTGAAGCCACCAAACGCCCGGAGCTGCGTCgcactgctggggggggggggaaggggttgggggggggaggggtctgACCCACAGCTGacacccctcccccaccccacaacccccccccgggacccccaatTGCTGCATGGACACCCCCAgggccccctccccccctcatGGACCCTCCCTCAGCCCCGTaaccccccccggaccccccggACCCACGACCCCCCCCCTTgacccccccaggaccctcccccaccccatagaccccccctctgccccacagcccccccacaGACCCATAGATCCACCCCATAGggcccctccctgccccacagacccccccaggaccctcccccaccccatagaccccccctgccccacagccccccataGACCCAACCCCACCCCATAGACCCCCCCCATAgaccccccctctgccccatagacacccctgccccacagacacccccccatagcccccccaggaccctcccccaccccacagaCCCCCCTATAGggcccctccccaccccatagggcccctccctgccccatagaccccccctctgccccacagccccaccataGACCCATCTCCACCCCATAGACACCCCCCATAGACACCCCCTCTGCCCTATAgaccctccctctgccccacagccccccatagacccccccctgccccatagaccccccccaggaccctcccccaccccacagaCGCCCCTATAGGGCCCCTCCCCGCCCCTATAGggcccctccctgccccatagatccctcccccgccccacagccccccccctcaccccccggGGTCTCCCCCGTCGATCGCCTCCTCCCTCCGCCGCCTCCCGCCATCACCGTTCGAAACGCCGGAAGCGACGTCACGGGCCGGAAAGGCGCCAAGGCGCGCGCCGCGGGGGTGGTGCGCAAAAGAAGGtcggggagggtgggggagCCCGGGCGCCATCTTGAGTGCGGCATAGCCTACTTCCGGTGGAAGAGCCGGAAGTGACGGTTTCGATAAGCGACGGACCCGGAAGTACAGTGCCAGCGGGGCAGCGCGTCGCCATAGGAACCCGTGAGTGGGGTCGGacgccggggcgggggggggggaaggaggaagaggaaggggaaggggaaggaggaagaggaggaggaaggggaagagggggggtCTTGCAGGCCGGCGtccccttttttgggggggggcctGGGGTTCCCCCGTGGGACTCTTGGGGTGTTTGtgtgcgtgtcccccccccagccccgccatGGGCCTCTGCAAGTGCCCCAAGCGCAAAGTCACGAACCTCTTCTGCTTCGAGCACCGCGTCAACGTCTGCGAGAGCTGCCTGGTCACCGGCCACCACAAGGTTCGGAgggggggagggcggggagCGGCTttctgggggggtccccccacTTTTGGGGTCCCCCCGAACCCCATTTTTaagttctctgtgtgtgtgcgtgcccCCCCCCAGTGCATCGTACAGTCCTACCTGCAATGGCTGCAGGACAGCGACTACAGCCCCGACTGTCCCCTCTGCGCCACCCCCCTGGCCGCCCGCGAGACCGTCCGCCTCGTCTGCTACGGtggggatttttggggggggggggagggggtgcccccgtttggggggggctgggggaggaggggaggctcCTAGCTGTcgttttgggggggtggggtacCCTGAAACTGCTTtcggagggcggggggggagcttGAAACGTtctttttgggggtggggagggcttaaaaccagatttttttggaGGGTGGGGTGCCCCGAAACTGcctttgggggggttggggagaCTTGACACCACCATTTCAAGGGGTGGGTTCAATATCCCTGTTAGGGCGGGgctcaaagctgctttttggtggggggggggggggggcttgaAACTGACTTTTAGGGGTGGGGAGGCTCTGAAATGGGCtttggggggatgggggacCCTGAAACcacctttgggggggggggctaaaCTGTCATTTTGGGTGGGGGAGCCTAGAAACAGCCCTTTTGGGACTGAGAGAGCCTGAAAACTGACTTCtagggaggtggggggagcccTGAAACagcctttggggggggggcctcAACACTCCTTTTTTGGGGGCGGGAGACCTCAAAACGGCCATTTTGGGGTGTGGGCGAGCCTCAAACCTGACTTCtagggggctggggaggctcaAAACCACCATTTCAGGGGGTGGGGCCCCTGAAACCGCctcttgggggtgggggagccTCAAAGCAGCccttttggggggtggggggcccTGAAACTGCCGTTTTGGGATGGCGGGGGTCCCCGAAACCGCTTTTTGGGTGGGGGCGTCACCTCGGGAGCCTGACCCCTCCCCTTTCTTGTGTGCCCAGACGTATTCCATTGGTCGTGCCTGGCGGGGCGGGCCCGGGCGCTGCCCCCCCGCACGGCCCCCGCCGGCCATCGCTGCCCCACGTGTGGggggcccctcttcccccccccaaacctggaGGGTCCCGTCGCCACCGCCCTGCGCAACCGCTTGGCCTCTGCCCCCTGGGCCCGCCCCGGCCTCGGCTTGCCCTTGGtgagcaccccaaaaccctcctgaccccccccagcactccAAAACCCCCctgaacccccaaacccccctgaACCCCCCTCCtggccaccccagtgctcccgcTGCACCCAAAAATCTGCCCCAGCACCTCAACCCCCCCCcgggaacccccccccccaaatccccctctgggccccccaaatccctccccAGGGCACCCCAGAACCCCTCTGGTCCCCCCCAGGGGTATCCCCGACCCCCCCCCATCCTTGTggagggccccccccccccatagtGGGGTCCTCCCCCATAACGgggtgtcgtcccccccccgtgcccccccagaTCGAGGACGCGGAGGCGACGCCGGACCCCGACCCCGAGGTGGAGGCGGCCGACAGCAGCTGGGAcggtgaggcgggggggggcaccccaaaccACCCCAGGATCCCCCCAACACCCCTGGACCCCCCCAGGGGAACTTGGGGACCCTCAGggccccccccgacccccccatttctctccctgcagcccccatgacccccccagagccccccccgagccccccgcccccccacgcCGTCGTCCACATGGGTGCTGAGACCCTCAGCCTGCACGCGGGTAcgtctgtggggctggggcgccccgctgtggggctgggaccgtgctgtggggctggggaatcccgctgtggggctggggcaccctgctgtggggctgggactGTGCTGTGGGGCCAGGGAACCCCGCTGTGGGGCTGAGACCTCCcgctatggggctgggggagttCAGGGGGTCCCAGGACCCCGCTATGGGGCTGAGAGGGtgggattgggggggggtgggtgtctCCATGTCCCCACTATGGGGCTGGAGTTTTGGGGGGGCCCTgacccacccccccaccccctgcccccaggcTCGGGGCCCCGCAAACCTCTGGGGGGGCGCGAGAATCGGGGCCCCCCCGACCGCGACGAGGACAAGTACCGACGGCGACCCCCCCTCGCCTGGCTGCCCCACGCCCtcaggtggggctggggggcacttGGGGGGCTGGAGAGGGATGTGGGGAGCactttggggggggctggggggcacttggggggctggaggggacatGGCATGTGGGGGGTgcttggggggctggggggcacttggggggctgagggggatggggggcacttgtggggctgggaggggatgaGGGGGGCACTGGTGGGGCTGACCCTGTGCCCCTCCCCCCAGGTGCCGCGCGCGgggccctccccgccccccgctGCTGGTGCTGGCGCTCGGGGGGGTCGCGGCCTTCgtcaccctcctcctcctcctgggggggctggggcggggcggggccgagGGGGGCGGGGCCGACCCCGCCCTGGAGCCGCTGCACAACCCCCACGTGCGTGTGGGGCACtgacccctccccccccgacccccccgagggggcgtggcctctGACACGCCTGGGCGTGGCCTCTGCGAGTGGGCGGGGTCTCCgggctgcccctccccccccaataaatacccctccccccccaagaAAAGCACTCGGCTGAGCACCCACAAACTCGTTGTTCGGTGGcgccccgccccctcctccccacgccccgcccctccccccacccccccacccgccgcgtTGTGGGGGAGGGGCGGTGACAccgggtgggggaggggcggcacggggtgggggaggggcccCCTAGAAGGGGTGTTCCCCCAGGAAGAGGCTGAGGCGGAGCAAGGCCAGGGCGTGGCCGGGTGGGGGAGGGGCCCcgggtgggggaggggagaggggaggggcggcggtggggggaggggcggggcgtgGCCCCGGCGGCATTAGCTCCACCTCCAGCACCAGGTCGAGGGGCCCGGCCAGGGGGCGGGTCAGTTCGAGGAGCGAGCTCTGATTGGACAGGtcctgggggagggggcggggttAGGGCAGGACAAGGACTGCCCCATGGCTGCCCCATGGCTGCCCCAtagctgccccacagccccccccaacccaaaccgtagccccccccaaaactccccctccccgctccccaagtgccccacagcccccagtcccccccatagccccccccaACCTGCCCCATAGCTGCCCcatagcaaaaccaaaccaccccaaagcccccccaaacccccccttcccccccatagccccccaaattcccctttaacccccccaaaccaccccatAGCCTCCCAaatccccccttccccccagcccccccaaattCTCCCTtaacccccccaaacctccccctccccacccctcccccagcccccccccgccgttaCCCGCAGACGGAACGCGCCGGGGGGGCCCCCCCGAAGCCGAAGGCGTTGGGGGGCGCCGGGGGGGCTGCGTAGCTGGAAGAGGCCGGCGGGGACATCGGGGACGTTGGGGACGGCCAGGAAGCGATGGAGGAGCCACCGCGGGCGGGGGGCGCAGCCGGGGACCCCCACGGGGCAGACGCaggttctggggggggggaggggggggttagaggggtgggggaggggagggagcccccctcccccaatgGCTggtgggggagggtggggggggaggggtcttacccgggggtgcgggggtggggggcgtAGGGGGCGGGGCAGAGCTGTCGGGGGACGCAGCGGTGACCCCCGAAGGTGTTGACGCAGCTTTCGGCCCCCGAGCACCCGTGGGTGCCCTCGGCGCATTCGTCCTggtctggggggggcagggggacggGACCCAGGAGTCTGGGACCCATaactgcccctccccccccccgcactgccccacagccccccccaaaatgccccCTTAACCCCCCCAATTCTCCCCATAGCCCCCCAACctgccccatagcccccccagtgccccacagctcccccccactgccccaaagccccccccaattcccccccatagccccccaacctgccccatagccccccagttccccccaaagccccctcccccccccccatacccccccctTACACCCCACTAAATTCCCTCTGGCCCCACCCCCTGCTGCCCCAtagccccctccccccaccccccgctatggggcagccgtggggcagggcCCTACCCTGGCAGTGGAGGCCGAGCACCCCATAGCcgggggggcagaggcaggcgAAGGACCCGGGGTTGTTCTGGCAGCGGTGCTGGCACAGGGCGCCCCCCCCCGCGCACTCGTCCACGTCTGCCCCACGGCGAGACCCACGGCGAGacccacggcgggggggggttgggggtgaCAGACCCGCAGTCGGCCCCATGGCAGCACCCGCAGGgacccacagcccccccaaggctgccccacacccccacccccaccctggCTGCCCCACGGCTCAGGGGCGGGGCCACACgctgggggcggggccggggccaggctgggggcggggccaggctgggggcggggcttcCTGGGGCGGAGCCAGAAGTGGGGGCAGGGTCAGAAGTGGGGGGCGGAGCCCAGAATTGGTTGGGTTTAGAATGGGGGCGGGGCCTGTTGCAGCCATGGGGGCGGGGCTATGGAGCGGGGGGCGGAGCCAGGTGAGGGGGCGGGACCAAaccgggggggcggggctttACAGCACACAAGCAGCCATAAAGGGGCAAGGGTGGGTGGGGCTGTGTTGGGGGGCGTGGCCAGAtggagggggcgtggccagcGGGGAAGGGGCGTGGGCAtaggggagggggcgtggccagaTGGGAGGGGGCGTGGGTAGAGGGAAGGGGCGTGGCCAGAGGGATGTGGCCGTGGGTAGAGGGGTGGGGCCACGGAGGGGGCGTGGCCATGGAGGGGGCGTGGCCATGGAGGGGGCGTGGCCATGGGGGGCGTGGCCTACCGGCACAGGACCGCCCATCGGGCTGGAGGGCGAAGCcggggcggcagcggcagcggaAGGAGCCGAAGGTGTTGAGGCAGCGCTGGGCGCAGCGAGCACCCATGGAGCATTCGTCCACgtctggggggggggccggggggggtcaCACCCCCGCTAGGGACGCAGGAATccgggggacaccccccccccgacacccccccccccccaaaatataCCCCAGGGGTCTCCCCTCCCCCCAGTcaggtgtttggggggggggggtgaggggggacccaggggttttgggggggaccTGAGAGTTTTGAGGAGGGACCAAGAGGTTTTGGGGGCACCCAGCGGTTCTGGGGGAcccagggggttgggggggaacccaggggttttgggggacacccaggggttttggggggggggtgccccTCGGGGTGCTGACCGAGGCAGGAGCGCCCGTCGGGGCCCAGGCGGAAGCCGGGGTGGCAGCGGCAGGCGAAGGCCCCCGGGGAGTTGGCGCAGCTGTGTTGGCACCACCGGAACCGGCACTCGTCCTCGTCTGCCCCATGGAAGCTTCAGCTGCCCCACAGCACTCCATAACCCCTCCCTCTCctggcaccccccccccccagcaccctttaacccccccagccccctatAACCACCTCATAGGCCcctttaccccccccccccgcacactATGGCACCttttacccccccccccagcaccccatagCCCCCTTTACCCCCCCCCACTATGGCAccctttgcccccccccccccccagcaccccatagCCCCCTTTACCCCCCCCCACTATGGCACCctttgcccccccccagcaccccatagCCCCCTTTACCCCCCCCCACTATGGCACCctttgcccccccccagcaccccatagCCCCCTttaccccccccagcaccctatGGCACCCTTTGCCCCCCCCCAagcaccccatagcaccctttgcccccccccccagcaccccatagCCCCCTttacccccccagccccccccactGACCGACGCACTCGGTGTGCAGGTGCCGGTACCCGGGGGGGCAGCGGCACTCGAACCCCCCCGGCAGGTTGATGCAGTCCTGGCTGGGCCGGCACGGGGGGGGCCCCGAGCACTCGTCTACGTCTGGGGGGGCACCggtcacccctcccccccccaccccccacccctacccccagggacccccaaacccacccctcccccctcccagggacccccccccccccagatccctGAGAAccctcccccccacacacaccccaccccccccccccgcaccccgatCCTTAGCCCCACCCACTCCTTAGCCCCGCCCCCAGCCTTttagccccgccccctctcgCTGGCCACACCCACcgccccctcagccccgccCACCGCCCCACTGGCCACGCCCCATCACCACGAGCCCCGCCCACACCCCTTTAGCCCCGCCCACATCCCGTAGCCCCGCCCGCGCCCTGTAGCCCCGCCCACACCCCTTTAGCCACGCCCATGCACCTGTAGCCCCGCCCATGCCCTgtagccccgcccctcccgaCCTTGACAGGAGCCGTCACGGGCGGGGCTGTAGCCGGTTGGACAGTGGCCGGGAGGAGGCGGGACGAGGGGCGGCACCGGgcgagggggcggggcggggggcggggctccgggcggggcggggctgatgacggcggcggagcggggcaGGCAGAGGTACCCCCCGAAATGGTTCAGGCACTTCATGGCCCCCCGGCACGGCGGGGGCCCCCCCGCGCACTCGTCCACGTCTGCgattgggggggtggggtgggggtggggcaCCCTGTGATGGGACCCCGAAACCTGCCCCTCCCCCACGGGGTGCCCAGACACGTGCaacagcccctccccccccccaaaaaaaatagGGGACACCGGGacagcccctccccccccccccaaaagggcacccagggacccccccaccccaaaagaGCACCCAGggccacacaccccccccaaagggACCCCCAAAAGGGCACCCagaccccccaccccaaccagACCCCAGGGGACacctcccccacctcccccccaaaaataaaactgggggggggacaccccctcccccacctTTGCAGTGCTCGGTTTCGGGGTCCCACTCGTACCCATCGGTGCactcctgggggggggaggggataTAAAATCACCCGGGGGACCCCAAAAAtcattgccccccccccccccaacgcCCATCACCGTGTATTCCTCCTCGGGCTCCTCCAGGtccgggggggcggcggcggcagcggggaggaagaggaggaggaagaagagggaccCCATGgtcctttttttggggggggaggggtgtcaCACGAaggcctcccctcccccccaccagcccctcccccAGAGTATTCCCCTCCCCCACACGcgttccccccccccgagggaaacccctccccccaccccccccgaagggggggggggggaggggtttccctcggggggggaggggcgtgGGAGCCCCCAAACATcccggggtgggggaggggagcgAAGCCAACGTGGATCCACGtccgggatgggggggggggggggggaggggaagggcccGAAGTTATCCGGGAGTGGTGGGGGAGGGGATGTCCCGCGTGTGGGGTgttgtgtgtcccccccctcccccaaccccACTACTCACCCCGTGCTGATccggatttaaaaaaaaaaaaaaaaaaaccacgcccctcccccaccctcccccccacaTCTCCCCTCCCCCACTCTTGTCGCGCGCGATCGGCCGTCACGGGCCACGCCCACACTTCGCCCCGcccccctacacacacacacacccctccccccacccgtGGAAACAGGCGGCCGCGAGGGcttcacccctcccccccccccccacccagcacccccatcgcccctcccccacccaggcgtgccccccccctccccccaagattttggggtcccccctcccccactgCGCGCGTCACGCCAGGAGCGTGGTGCTGACGTAAGAGCTGCGTCACCAGTAGCGGGgttcccagccccccccccccccccggtgacGGGAGTCCGCGCGCCGCCTGCTGACGTCACCGCGCGTCTCTGCGCAGACCGGATGTACGTCAgacaccccgggggggggggggctgcacgCGGGAACCGAGCCCACCTCCGGGTCAGCAGCGTCACCGCCCCGAAAGCAATGACGTCACCCGCGCCCGCCCGGGAGAGATGACGTCACTGGGACGCCAATTGACACACACGCACGACACGTTCGTCACCCCGTTTCCCCATGTTTCCCCCGATATGTCGCAAGATTCCCCCCCGTATCCCGCTATATCGTATCGTGCCGCTATCGCACCAGACGACGACAGGAGCCGCCgacacagccccccccccgctgtcGCTGTCGTGTCGCTATCGCGCAGCACGCCGATAGGagccgcccctcccccccccatcgcTGTCGTATCGTGTCGCTATCGCACAACAGGAGCAGCCGACACAGAGCGCGCGCGCCCCTCCCCCCACTATCGCTGTCGTATCGTGTCGCTATCGCGCAGCACGCCGACAGCGGGCGGCGCCAGCGCCAGTCACCGGTCAATGACGGAGCCGCCCCGCCCCTTTTATGGCAGCGTGACGTCACAGCTCCGCGGCATTCGCTCACCCCCATTTTTTCCACGTCCGGGTTTTGGGGTGTCGGGGTGGGGTCCCAGAACCccccttttgggggggggggggaggtgtcgCAGCTCCTGGACCCGCCCCATTTtggggtgtcggggggggggaggggtcgTTGTCGTCGttgtcgtcgtcgtcgtcgtcgccGTGGTGTCCGTGTCGCCGTGtccacaccccaccccaccccccgttTCTGGGGTGCCCCCAGTTTCGGGGTTCAGTCGTGATACATGCGGAGGAGGCAGGCGGTGATGACGGCCATGTAGCGCTCCCACAGCGCCTGGTgcctgccccccaaaaaaatcgGGGTTCAGGGGGGCCCCCCCACTTctggggtgcccccccaccccacagcctaATTTTGGGGTAAACCCACCCCATTTTGGgatctggttttttttggggttACCCCATTTTTTTGGGGTGCAGTGGCTCAGTTAAGGGGGGGcagttttggggtgtcccctTTTGGGGGGGAATCCCAGATGTGGGGGTTCAgggaggggttttggggtttttttttgggggggggtgcaggatttggggggggtgggggggtcacaGCTTTGGGGGTtcagggattttggggggggccctgggggtgggggggggcaggatttgggggttcagggggttttgggggggaggtGCAGAGTctgggggggattggggggtttgggggggcggttttggggtgcagagtggaaagcagggagggggtgtgtgggggggtgcaggggggcaggttttggggtgcagacCGGAAGGCGGGCAgggcgtgggggggggcaggtttgggggttcgggggggtCGGTTTTGGGGTGCAGACCGGAAGGCgggcaggggggtgcaggggggtgcaggggggtgcagggggcaggtttggggggggggggtcagttTTGGGGTGCAGACCGGAAGATgggcaggggggtgcagggggggcaggtttgggggttcgggggggtCAGTTTTGGGGTGCAGACCGGAAGGCGGGCAgggcgcggggggcggccgTGTATTGCCCCAGGAAGAGCCGCAGGTCCCCGGGGCTCCACTTGTCGGAGCGACACGGCTCGatcacctggggggggggggaagggggggtcaggcaccccaaaacacacagcgacaccccaacaccccacagacacccccagagcccccaaccccccaaaaaaaccctcagagccccccagccccccaaaactcAGAGACACCCCCCAAGAAAAAAACtcagacccccccaaaaccctcagagcccccccagcccccccaaacctcagagacccccccaaacccccccagcccccccaaaagcAGACACCCCAAaatctgcccccccccccccagcccaggggaccccctcccccccccccagccccccgatTTGGGGATCCCTGT
Encoded proteins:
- the LOC129198713 gene encoding actin nucleation-promoting factor WAS-like, producing MPHSRWRPGSPTLPDLLLRTTPAARALAPFRPVTSLPAFRTVMAGGGGGRRRSTGETPGAVRRSSGRLVASAPRGGPPWPPLPRRNQRSPVPPPRLLLTPPRPKRGEGEGRPQRSPPPPAEKRPLTSVWGSRLGELEAWAARMNAQFEEAERFRLVVE
- the ZFPL1 gene encoding zinc finger protein-like 1; this translates as MGLCKCPKRKVTNLFCFEHRVNVCESCLVTGHHKCIVQSYLQWLQDSDYSPDCPLCATPLAARETVRLVCYDVFHWSCLAGRARALPPRTAPAGHRCPTCGGPLFPPPNLEGPVATALRNRLASAPWARPGLGLPLIEDAEATPDPDPEVEAADSSWDAPMTPPEPPPSPPPPHAVVHMGAETLSLHAGSGPRKPLGGRENRGPPDRDEDKYRRRPPLAWLPHALRCRARGPPRPPLLVLALGGVAAFVTLLLLLGGLGRGGAEGGGADPALEPLHNPHVRVGH
- the LOC129198710 gene encoding EGF-containing fibulin-like extracellular matrix protein 2 isoform X3; the encoded protein is MGSLFFLLLFLPAAAAAPPDLEEPEEEYTECTDGYEWDPETEHCKDVDECAGGPPPCRGAMKCLNHFGGYLCLPRSAAVISPAPPGAPPPAPPPRPVPPLVPPPPGHCPTGYSPARDGSCQDEDECRFRWCQHSCANSPGAFACRCHPGFRLGPDGRSCLDVDECSMGARCAQRCLNTFGSFRCRCRPGFALQPDGRSCADVDECAGGGALCQHRCQNNPGSFACLCPPGYGVLGLHCQDQDECAEGTHGCSGAESCVNTFGGHRCVPRQLCPAPYAPHPRTPGTCVCPVGVPGCAPRPRWLLHRFLAVPNVPDVPAGLFQLRSPPGAPQRLRLRGGPPGAFRLRDLSNQSSLLELTRPLAGPLDLVLEVELMPPGPRPAPPPTAAPPLSPPPPGAPPPPGHALALLRLSLFLGEHPF
- the LOC129198710 gene encoding EGF-containing fibulin-like extracellular matrix protein 2 isoform X1, which codes for MGSLFFLLLFLPAAAAAPPDLEEPEEEYTECTDGYEWDPETEHCKDVDECAGGPPPCRGAMKCLNHFGGYLCLPRSAAVISPAPPGAPPPAPPPRPVPPLVPPPPGHCPTGYSPARDGSCQDVDECSGPPPCRPSQDCINLPGGFECRCPPGYRHLHTECVDEDECRFRWCQHSCANSPGAFACRCHPGFRLGPDGRSCLDVDECSMGARCAQRCLNTFGSFRCRCRPGFALQPDGRSCADVDECAGGGALCQHRCQNNPGSFACLCPPGYGVLGLHCQDQDECAEGTHGCSGAESCVNTFGGHRCVPRQLCPAPYAPHPRTPGTCVCPVGVPGCAPRPRWLLHRFLAVPNVPDVPAGLFQLRSPPGAPQRLRLRGGPPGAFRLRDLSNQSSLLELTRPLAGPLDLVLEVELMPPGPRPAPPPTAAPPLSPPPPGAPPPPGHALALLRLSLFLGEHPF
- the LOC129198710 gene encoding EGF-containing fibulin-like extracellular matrix protein 2 isoform X2 → MGSLFFLLLFLPAAAAAPPDLEEPEEEYTECTDGYEWDPETEHCKDVDECAGGPPPCRGAMKCLNHFGGYLCLPRSAAVISPAPPGAPPPAPPPRPVPPLVPPPPGHCPTGYSPARDGSCQDVDECSGPPPCRPSQDCINLPGGFECRCPPGYRHLHTDCANSPGAFACRCHPGFRLGPDGRSCLDVDECSMGARCAQRCLNTFGSFRCRCRPGFALQPDGRSCADVDECAGGGALCQHRCQNNPGSFACLCPPGYGVLGLHCQDQDECAEGTHGCSGAESCVNTFGGHRCVPRQLCPAPYAPHPRTPGTCVCPVGVPGCAPRPRWLLHRFLAVPNVPDVPAGLFQLRSPPGAPQRLRLRGGPPGAFRLRDLSNQSSLLELTRPLAGPLDLVLEVELMPPGPRPAPPPTAAPPLSPPPPGAPPPPGHALALLRLSLFLGEHPF
- the LOC129198710 gene encoding basic proline-rich protein-like isoform X4 yields the protein MGSLFFLLLFLPAAAAAPPDLEEPEEEYTECTDGYEWDPETEHCKDVDECAGGPPPCRGAMKCLNHFGGYLCLPRSAAVISPAPPGAPPPAPPPRPVPPLVPPPPGHCPTGYSPARDGSCQDVDECSGPPPCRPSQDCINLPGGFECRCPPGYRHLHTECVAAPTPRGPSPAAATPASAWAPTGAPASTWTNAPWVLAAPSAASTPSAPSAAAAAPASPSSPMGGPVPTWTSARGGAPCASTAARTTPGPSPASAPPAMGCSASTARTRTNAPRAPTGARGPKAASTPSGVTAASPDSSAPPPTPPTPAPPEPASAPWGSPAAPPARGGSSIASWPSPTSPMSPPASSSYAAPPAPPNAFGFGGAPPARSVCGTCPIRARSSN